Proteins from one Sarcophilus harrisii chromosome 2, mSarHar1.11, whole genome shotgun sequence genomic window:
- the WDR92 gene encoding WD repeat-containing protein 92 isoform X2, with amino-acid sequence MKGEAPELKRIEKAKPFKCGTFGAASLQQRYLATGDFDGNLNVWNLEAPLTPVYSVKGHKEIINAIDGVGGLGIGEGAPEIVTGSRDGTVKVWDSRQKDIPVANMEPVQGESKRDCWTVAFGNAYNQEERVVCAGYDNGDVKLFDLKNMSLRWETNIKNGVCSVEFDRKDISMNKLVATSLEGKFHVFDMRTQHPTKGFASVSEKAHKSTVWQVRHLPQNREIFMTAGGAGALHLWKYEYPVQRSKKDSEGVEMGVAGSVSLLQNVTLSTQPISSLDWSPDKRGLCVCSAFDQTVRVLIVTKLNKV; translated from the exons ATTGAAAAGGCCAAGCCCTTTAAATGTGGAACATTTGGTGCAGCATCTCTACAGCAGAGATATCTAGCTACTGGGGATTTTGATGGAAATCTGAATGTATG GAATTTGGAAGCTCCACTCACTCCAGTGTACTCTGTAAAAGGAcataaggaaatcataaatgctATAGATGGTGTAGGTGGCTTAGGAATTGGGGAAGGAGCACCAGAAATTGTAACTGGAAGCCGAGATG GAACTGTGAAGGTATGGGACTCCAGGCAAAAAGATATCCCTGTGGCTAATATGGAACCTGTACaaggagaaagcaagagagattGTTGGACGGTTGCATTTG GCAATGCTTATAATCAAGAGGAACGTGTTGTATGTGCTGGCTATGACAACGGGGATGTCAAACTATTTGATCTAAAAAATATGTCATTAAGATgggaaacaaatattaaaaatggg GTTTGTAGTGTGGAGTTTGACAGGAAAGACATCAGTATGAATAAACTAGTAGCTACATCACTAGAAGGAAAATTTCATGTTTTTGATATGAGAACTCAGCATCCAACCAAAGGATTTGCCTCTGTTTCagaaaag GCCCATAAATCTACTGTGTGGCAAGTCCGACATCTGCCACAGAACAGAGAGATCTTTATGACTGCTGGAGGTGCAGGGGCCCTTCATCTGTGGAAGTA tGAATACCCTGTTCAACGTTCAAAGAAAGATTCTGAGGGCGTGGAGATGGGAGTAGCAGGTTCAGTAAGTCTGCTACAGAATGTAACCCTGTCAACTCAGCCCATTTCGAGCCTGGATTGGAGTCCAGACAAGAGGGGTCTCTGTGTCTGCAGTGCATTTGATCAGACAGTGAGAGTGCTAATTGTTACAAAACTCAATAAAGTTTGA